The following are encoded in a window of Candidatus Fluviicola riflensis genomic DNA:
- a CDS encoding fructose-bisphosphatase class I, which translates to MSHITTLNEFIMDRQADFPGASGELSRILNDIAVASKIVSRDVRRAGLVDDILGAQGETNIQGEEQQKLDVVADRQFIRVFESGGEICGIASEENDDYLAFTNETAKKGKYVVLFDPLDGSSNIDVNVSIGTIFSVYKRKSERGTLATLEDMLQPGTDQIAAGYVLYGSSTMLVYTTGKGVNGFTLDPSIGEFCLSHPNMRTPETGRLYAMNEGNIDECEQGVRDYIRFCQQVHPDTNKPYSGRYIGSLVADFHRNLIKGGIYIYPATNQSPEGKLRLLYECNPLAMIAEQAGGLATAGTKRVLEIKPERLHQRVPFFVGSKQMMEKAIACLEAAKSVV; encoded by the coding sequence ATGTCACATATCACCACATTGAATGAATTTATCATGGACCGCCAAGCTGATTTTCCGGGAGCATCCGGCGAATTGTCACGCATTCTCAATGATATTGCAGTCGCTTCTAAAATTGTAAGCCGCGATGTGCGTCGTGCCGGTTTGGTAGATGACATTTTGGGCGCGCAGGGCGAAACCAATATTCAGGGTGAAGAGCAGCAAAAGCTCGATGTAGTGGCTGATCGTCAGTTTATCCGTGTGTTTGAATCGGGTGGTGAAATTTGCGGAATCGCTTCTGAAGAAAACGACGATTACCTGGCATTTACCAACGAAACTGCTAAAAAAGGAAAATACGTAGTATTATTCGATCCGCTCGACGGGTCATCCAACATTGATGTAAATGTTTCCATCGGAACGATTTTCTCAGTTTACAAACGCAAATCAGAGCGCGGAACGTTAGCTACGCTGGAAGATATGCTTCAACCCGGAACGGATCAGATCGCCGCCGGATACGTGCTATATGGTTCGTCTACAATGCTGGTTTACACCACTGGAAAAGGCGTGAACGGATTTACACTTGATCCGTCGATCGGTGAATTCTGTCTTTCACACCCCAACATGCGTACGCCTGAAACCGGGCGTTTATATGCCATGAACGAAGGAAATATCGATGAGTGTGAACAAGGCGTGCGCGATTATATCCGTTTCTGCCAGCAGGTTCATCCGGATACGAATAAACCTTATTCGGGCCGCTATATTGGTTCATTGGTCGCTGATTTTCATCGCAATCTCATCAAAGGCGGAATCTATATTTACCCGGCTACAAACCAATCTCCGGAAGGAAAATTGCGTTTATTATACGAATGCAATCCGCTGGCAATGATCGCGGAACAAGCTGGAGGACTGGCAACTGCCGGCACAAAACGTGTGCTGGAGATCAAGCCCGAACGTTTGCACCAGCGCGTACCGTTTTTCGTAGGTTCAAAACAAATGATGGAAAAAGCCATTGCGTGTTTGGAAGCCGCGAAAAGTGTGGTGTGA
- a CDS encoding very short patch repair endonuclease, with amino-acid sequence MVDVHSSEVRSYNMSRIRGRDTKPEMLVRRFLFSRGLRYKLHDKLLPGKPDLVFPKYKTVVFVHGCFWHGHKGCRYFVIPKTRTEWWVEKIEKNHDKDVENRNKLNKSGWKIIVVWECELKQDSLSRLDEVLLEITDVME; translated from the coding sequence ATGGTAGATGTTCATTCGTCTGAAGTGAGGAGTTATAATATGAGCCGGATTCGTGGAAGAGACACAAAGCCTGAAATGTTAGTCCGTAGATTTTTATTTAGTCGAGGATTGCGCTATAAACTTCATGATAAATTGCTACCGGGAAAACCAGATCTTGTTTTTCCAAAATATAAAACGGTTGTGTTCGTACATGGATGTTTTTGGCATGGTCATAAAGGCTGTCGTTATTTTGTAATTCCAAAGACCAGAACAGAATGGTGGGTCGAAAAAATTGAAAAGAACCACGACAAGGATGTTGAAAATCGCAATAAGCTGAATAAATCAGGATGGAAAATTATTGTCGTTTGGGAATGTGAACTTAAGCAAGACTCATTATCTCGCTTAGATGAGGTCCTACTGGAAATAACAGACGTTATGGAATAG
- a CDS encoding phosphonate ABC transporter ATP-binding protein, with product MEKVIQIQHGKIVQLNQVVLDDVNLEVNSDELVFLIGKTGSGKSSLLKVLYGELALSSGSGKVAGFSVNDLDRRSIPQLRRAIGVVFQDFQLLTDRSVAENLYFVMRATGWKDKREMENRAKTVLSMVSLESKGNVQAHQLSGGEQQRVAIARALINHPKLILADEPTGNLDPETSAEIMKLIIAVSKEEKAAVLMATHDMAMIEKFPGRVIRVEDGKLKPLETMHRFDPFQPMFE from the coding sequence GTGGAAAAGGTCATACAGATTCAGCATGGTAAAATCGTTCAATTGAACCAGGTGGTCTTAGACGATGTGAACCTGGAAGTAAATTCCGATGAACTGGTATTCCTGATCGGGAAAACCGGAAGCGGAAAAAGCAGCCTGCTGAAAGTGCTTTACGGCGAGTTGGCTCTCAGCTCCGGAAGCGGAAAAGTGGCTGGTTTTTCAGTAAACGACCTCGACAGACGCAGCATTCCGCAATTGCGCAGGGCGATTGGCGTCGTGTTCCAGGATTTTCAATTGCTCACCGACCGTTCAGTTGCCGAAAATCTCTATTTTGTAATGCGCGCTACCGGTTGGAAAGACAAACGTGAAATGGAAAACCGCGCCAAAACGGTACTTTCCATGGTTAGTTTGGAAAGCAAAGGGAATGTGCAGGCGCATCAATTATCCGGTGGTGAACAGCAGCGAGTAGCCATCGCACGCGCTCTAATCAATCATCCGAAACTGATCCTTGCCGACGAACCAACCGGAAACCTCGATCCTGAAACTTCAGCTGAAATCATGAAACTCATCATCGCTGTTTCGAAAGAAGAAAAAGCGGCGGTTTTGATGGCCACACACGATATGGCAATGATCGAGAAGTTCCCGGGCCGCGTAATCCGTGTAGAAGACGGTAAACTGAAACCATTGGAAACGATGCATCGTTTTGATCCGTTCCAGCCGATGTTTGAGTGA
- a CDS encoding restriction endonuclease, with the protein MKEGQKLWTREELILAVNLYCKLPFGRLHRLNPEVIHLANLIGRTSSSVAYKLVNFASLDPSLKSRGIKGASNSSKLDAEIWNEFFNNWDILPFESEKLRANFEHTTIEQLNHIPEFELLKKGETREQIVKIRVNQSFFRKSILASYNNTCCITGIQQPECLIAGHIKPWSIDEKNRLNPQNGIAINALHDKAFETGLITITTDFKIKISPILFKQKKSKSIEDYFLKLDNQDIILPSRFFPDIEFLKYHNEMCFKY; encoded by the coding sequence ATGAAAGAAGGACAAAAGTTATGGACAAGAGAAGAATTAATATTAGCAGTAAATTTATACTGTAAATTACCCTTTGGTAGATTACATCGCTTAAATCCAGAAGTAATTCATCTTGCCAATCTTATTGGAAGAACATCAAGTTCTGTTGCTTACAAACTTGTGAATTTTGCTAGTCTTGACCCAAGTTTAAAATCAAGAGGAATTAAGGGTGCATCAAACTCAAGTAAATTAGATGCTGAAATTTGGAATGAGTTTTTTAACAATTGGGATATACTGCCTTTTGAAAGTGAAAAATTACGAGCAAATTTTGAACACACAACTATCGAACAACTAAATCATATTCCAGAATTTGAATTACTAAAAAAAGGTGAGACAAGAGAACAAATTGTAAAAATTAGAGTAAATCAATCATTTTTTAGAAAATCTATTTTAGCTTCTTACAATAATACTTGCTGTATAACAGGAATACAACAGCCAGAATGTTTAATCGCCGGACACATCAAACCTTGGAGTATCGATGAGAAAAATAGATTAAACCCTCAAAATGGAATTGCAATTAATGCACTCCACGATAAAGCGTTTGAAACAGGTTTGATAACAATCACAACCGATTTTAAGATCAAAATCTCTCCAATTCTATTCAAGCAAAAAAAGTCAAAATCTATTGAAGATTACTTTCTGAAACTTGACAATCAAGATATTATTTTACCATCAAGGTTTTTTCCTGATATAGAGTTTTTAAAGTATCACAATGAAATGTGTTTTAAGTATTGA
- a CDS encoding GxxExxY protein — MKTLIYQEEAYEIIGLCKEVHRELGSGFSEIVYKDALEYECRRRDISFDREWEFQVHYKDIILPHRFYADFLVDDKIILEVKAISALSKEHIEQTINYLCVSDLHLGLVVNFRSSNLVYKRLVR; from the coding sequence ATGAAAACATTAATTTACCAGGAAGAAGCCTATGAAATCATTGGGTTGTGTAAGGAAGTACATCGTGAATTAGGCTCCGGATTTTCTGAAATTGTATACAAAGACGCATTGGAATATGAATGTAGAAGACGAGATATTTCTTTTGATAGAGAATGGGAATTTCAAGTACACTATAAAGACATCATATTACCACATAGGTTCTATGCTGATTTTTTAGTCGATGATAAAATCATACTGGAAGTTAAAGCCATTTCCGCCTTGTCAAAGGAGCATATCGAACAAACAATCAACTATTTATGTGTGTCTGACTTACATTTAGGGTTAGTTGTTAATTTCAGGTCTTCCAACTTGGTTTACAAAAGACTTGTTCGATGA
- the mfd gene encoding transcription-repair coupling factor: MEQTQFKALFKRLSGIDQTANALQEAEVRIHWKGLVGSSKSMAAAAVAEQVPGHHVFVLQDKETAAYFLNDLEQLYPGESQVLFYPASYRAPYQLEETDNANVVARAEVLEKINNGRNCWVITYPQALFERVPTQKRLAENTMRVERNKKYSIDFFNELLMEYGFERVDFVYEPGQFSIRGGIVDIFSFSNDHPFRVEFFGDEVDSIRTFDPVSQLSVSTHTHFSIVPNVQKQLVLNGNGTFLEFIGKHTTMWLASHEMVEKALEKDYEKAVATYDKLNKDTVRHSLPGELYMHPTDWKTQLKQCSTIEFGPDYHFKATSVISFQIQPQPAFNKDFELLKTDLIQRKNQGATNLIFSNQPKQIERLYQIFEDIGGDVEFVPMNIALHEGFIAPELKLVCYTDHQIFERYHRFKLKEGFRQAKQALTLKELYNLQKGDYVTHIDHGVGQFSGLQTIDVNGKQQEAIRLVYRDGDVLYVSIHSLHRISKFTGKEGSAPKMNKLGTQAWATLKQKTKKKIKELAFDLIQLYAKRRSQPGYAFLPDTYLQNELEASFMYEDTPDQLKATQAIKEDMEKPIPMDRLICGDVGFGKTEVAIRAAFKAVADSKQVAVLVPTTILCHQHARSFAERLKQFPCTVDYVNRFKSAKEITETLKRLEKGQIDILIGTHKIVGERVKFKDLGLIIIDEEQKFGVAVKDKLKTLKTTVDTLTLTATPIPRTLQFSLMGARDLSVINTPPPNRQPVLTEVVQFNEEIIRDAIAYEVSRGGQVYFVNNRLSNIKEVAGMISRLCPGVRVGIGHGQMDGKQLEKIMMDFINGEYDVLLATTIIESGIDISNANTILINDAHNFGLSDLHQLRGRVGRSNKKGFCYLIAPSFSLLTSEARKRLEALVQFSDLGSGFNIAMKDLDIRGAGNLLGGEQSGFISEIGFEMYQKILNEAIEELREEEFKDLFEERTTDQLTSYVRDCVLETDFELRIPEDYINNVAERLSIYQELDGLSTTEELEQHKQQLIDRFGPMPRLVKELFHSFEMRWLAQEIGFERLVIKSGTMIGYFVANSQSKYYDSPQFTQVLKYVQQQPKDCKLSEKNDRLRMLYSNIMSMDHAFERLKEIVNFS, translated from the coding sequence ATGGAACAAACACAATTCAAAGCACTTTTCAAACGACTTTCCGGAATCGATCAAACCGCTAATGCCTTGCAGGAAGCTGAAGTACGCATTCATTGGAAAGGTTTGGTAGGCTCGTCGAAATCGATGGCTGCAGCTGCCGTGGCCGAACAAGTGCCCGGACATCATGTGTTTGTATTGCAGGACAAAGAAACAGCGGCGTATTTTCTAAACGATTTGGAACAGTTGTACCCGGGTGAAAGCCAGGTGTTGTTTTATCCGGCTTCGTATCGCGCTCCCTACCAACTCGAAGAAACCGATAATGCCAATGTAGTGGCGCGCGCCGAAGTGTTGGAGAAAATCAACAACGGCCGCAATTGCTGGGTAATTACTTATCCGCAAGCGTTATTTGAACGCGTTCCGACCCAAAAACGACTCGCTGAAAACACGATGCGGGTAGAACGCAACAAAAAATATTCCATCGATTTTTTCAACGAATTGCTCATGGAATATGGTTTCGAGCGCGTTGATTTTGTGTACGAGCCCGGACAGTTTTCCATTCGTGGCGGAATCGTGGATATTTTCTCATTTTCCAACGATCATCCCTTCCGGGTCGAATTTTTTGGCGATGAGGTCGATTCCATTCGAACGTTTGATCCCGTTTCGCAGTTGTCGGTTAGTACCCACACGCATTTTTCCATTGTCCCGAATGTGCAGAAACAATTGGTGCTCAACGGCAATGGAACGTTTCTGGAATTCATCGGAAAGCATACTACAATGTGGCTTGCTTCGCACGAAATGGTGGAAAAAGCCCTGGAGAAAGATTACGAAAAAGCAGTTGCGACCTACGATAAACTCAACAAAGATACCGTTCGGCATAGTTTACCCGGCGAGTTATACATGCATCCCACCGATTGGAAAACACAACTGAAACAGTGTTCCACCATTGAGTTTGGCCCCGATTATCATTTCAAGGCAACCAGCGTTATTTCGTTCCAGATTCAACCGCAACCGGCTTTTAATAAGGACTTTGAACTGCTGAAAACAGATCTTATTCAGCGTAAAAACCAGGGAGCGACCAACCTCATTTTTTCCAATCAACCCAAGCAGATTGAGCGCTTGTACCAGATTTTCGAAGACATTGGCGGCGACGTGGAATTTGTGCCGATGAACATTGCGTTGCACGAAGGATTTATCGCTCCCGAACTGAAACTGGTGTGTTATACTGATCACCAGATCTTCGAACGTTATCACCGTTTCAAACTCAAAGAAGGATTCCGTCAGGCCAAACAAGCGCTGACGCTCAAAGAATTATACAACCTGCAAAAAGGAGATTATGTCACGCACATCGATCACGGTGTGGGACAATTTTCGGGTTTGCAGACCATTGACGTCAACGGAAAACAGCAGGAAGCCATTCGTTTGGTTTACCGCGACGGCGATGTGTTGTATGTGAGTATTCACTCGCTGCACCGCATTTCCAAGTTTACCGGAAAAGAAGGTTCCGCACCCAAAATGAACAAACTAGGCACGCAAGCCTGGGCAACGCTGAAACAAAAAACGAAGAAAAAAATCAAGGAACTGGCCTTCGATTTGATTCAATTGTACGCCAAACGTCGCAGTCAGCCGGGTTACGCGTTTTTACCCGATACCTATTTGCAAAACGAGTTGGAGGCGTCGTTTATGTACGAAGATACGCCTGACCAGCTCAAAGCCACGCAAGCCATCAAGGAAGACATGGAAAAACCCATTCCGATGGACAGGCTTATCTGCGGAGATGTTGGTTTCGGGAAAACCGAAGTTGCCATTCGTGCCGCGTTTAAAGCTGTAGCCGATAGCAAGCAGGTTGCAGTATTGGTTCCGACAACGATTTTGTGTCACCAGCACGCGCGTTCATTCGCCGAGCGCCTCAAACAATTTCCATGTACGGTTGATTATGTAAACCGTTTTAAATCAGCCAAGGAAATTACCGAAACGCTCAAACGTCTTGAAAAAGGCCAGATCGATATTTTGATCGGAACCCATAAAATTGTGGGCGAACGCGTCAAGTTCAAAGATCTTGGACTCATTATTATTGACGAAGAACAAAAATTCGGAGTCGCGGTAAAAGACAAACTCAAAACGCTCAAAACAACCGTAGATACACTCACGCTTACCGCCACACCGATTCCAAGAACGTTGCAGTTTTCATTGATGGGAGCGCGTGATTTAAGTGTCATCAATACGCCGCCGCCAAACAGGCAGCCGGTTTTGACGGAAGTTGTTCAATTCAACGAAGAAATCATCCGTGATGCGATTGCGTATGAAGTCAGCCGCGGCGGACAGGTTTATTTTGTGAATAACCGCTTGTCGAATATCAAAGAAGTTGCGGGAATGATCTCGCGTTTGTGTCCGGGTGTTCGTGTGGGAATCGGTCACGGACAAATGGACGGAAAGCAACTCGAAAAGATCATGATGGATTTCATCAACGGTGAATATGATGTGCTTTTAGCCACCACAATCATCGAATCGGGAATTGATATTTCAAACGCCAATACCATTCTCATCAATGACGCACACAACTTCGGATTGAGTGATTTGCACCAGTTGCGCGGCCGCGTGGGACGTTCCAACAAAAAGGGATTTTGTTACCTCATTGCACCGTCGTTTAGTTTGCTTACTTCCGAAGCACGCAAACGGTTGGAAGCGTTGGTACAGTTTTCCGATCTTGGTTCGGGCTTCAATATTGCGATGAAAGATCTCGACATTCGTGGAGCCGGAAATCTTCTGGGTGGTGAACAAAGTGGTTTCATTTCCGAAATCGGGTTCGAGATGTACCAGAAAATTCTCAACGAAGCCATCGAGGAATTGCGCGAAGAAGAATTCAAGGATTTGTTCGAAGAACGCACCACCGATCAGCTGACTTCTTATGTCCGTGATTGTGTGCTGGAAACCGATTTCGAATTACGGATTCCGGAAGATTATATCAACAACGTGGCCGAACGTTTGAGCATTTACCAGGAATTGGATGGTTTGTCTACCACCGAAGAACTGGAGCAGCACAAACAACAACTCATCGACCGTTTCGGCCCGATGCCGCGTTTGGTGAAAGAATTGTTCCATTCCTTTGAAATGCGTTGGCTGGCACAGGAAATCGGCTTCGAGCGTTTGGTGATTAAATCAGGAACGATGATCGGATATTTCGTCGCCAATTCACAATCGAAATACTACGATTCACCGCAATTCACACAAGTACTCAAATACGTACAGCAACAACCCAAAGATTGTAAACTCAGCGAGAAAAATGATCGTTTAAGGATGCTCTACAGCAACATCATGAGCATGGACCACGCTTTTGAGCGGCTGAAGGAGATTGTGAATTTTAGCTGA
- a CDS encoding glycosyl transferase, with the protein MKMLVVRFSSIGDVVLTTPVVRCIAQQLPETEIHYITKKAFLPVLEGNPHIDKIIAIESSVSEKIAELQAENYDVIIDLHRNVRTLRLKRALGVKSYAFPKRNIEKFLLTNFKINRMPDVHVVDRYFEAVKAIGVKNDGLPCELFLAPADEVNLAEHNLQPKRFVAVAMGAQFATKQMPIHLMADILSGIELPIVLLGGPTDLERSDLLKQQLSSQQVVDFCGKITLRQSAFVVSQAKAILTGDTGLMHIASAFSIPIVSVWGNTVPAFGMYPYAPQDLSLYSIHEVNNLSCRPCSKIGYKECPKKHFNCMEMQDEKAIQADLLKRM; encoded by the coding sequence ATGAAGATGTTGGTGGTACGGTTCAGTTCTATTGGTGATGTGGTGTTGACCACACCGGTGGTGCGTTGTATCGCGCAGCAACTTCCCGAAACCGAAATTCATTACATTACCAAAAAAGCATTTCTTCCGGTTTTGGAAGGCAATCCGCACATTGATAAGATCATTGCGATTGAGTCTTCTGTGAGCGAAAAGATAGCCGAATTGCAGGCTGAAAACTATGATGTGATCATTGACCTGCATCGAAACGTGCGCACCCTGCGTTTGAAACGCGCACTCGGGGTGAAATCATACGCCTTTCCGAAACGCAACATCGAGAAGTTTTTACTCACCAATTTTAAGATCAACCGCATGCCGGACGTGCATGTAGTCGACCGTTATTTTGAAGCAGTGAAAGCAATCGGTGTGAAAAACGACGGCTTGCCCTGTGAGCTGTTTTTAGCCCCGGCCGACGAAGTCAATTTAGCCGAACATAATCTTCAACCCAAACGGTTTGTTGCTGTTGCCATGGGAGCGCAATTTGCCACGAAACAAATGCCCATTCATCTGATGGCAGATATACTTTCCGGAATTGAATTGCCAATAGTTTTGCTGGGCGGACCAACAGATCTTGAACGGTCCGATTTACTCAAACAGCAGCTTTCTTCGCAACAAGTGGTTGATTTCTGCGGAAAAATAACGCTTCGCCAATCGGCATTTGTGGTGAGCCAGGCCAAAGCGATTCTTACCGGAGATACCGGATTGATGCACATCGCCTCGGCGTTCAGCATTCCGATTGTGAGCGTTTGGGGAAATACCGTTCCGGCGTTCGGGATGTATCCGTATGCACCGCAGGACCTATCGCTGTATTCTATCCATGAAGTGAACAACCTTTCCTGCAGGCCTTGCTCCAAAATCGGGTACAAGGAATGTCCGAAGAAGCATTTTAACTGTATGGAAATGCAGGATGAAAAGGCGATTCAGGCGGATTTGCTGAAAAGGATGTAA
- a CDS encoding leucine--tRNA ligase gives MEYNFRDIESKWRQQWAENKPFKAADISDKPKYYVLDMFPYPSGAGLHVGHPLGYIASDIFARYKRLKGFNVLHPMGYDSFGLPAEQYAIQTGQHPAITTAENVARYRDQLDKIGFSFDWDREVRTSSPEYYKWTQWIFKQIFNAWYNNDTDKAEHIDSLIETFRTKGNASVNACSDYETIFTSEEWNTKPSKEQSDILMEYRLAYLADSWVNWCPALGTVLANDEVINGVSERGGHPVEQKLMRQWSMRIKAFAERLLTGLETVDWTESVKDIQRNWIGKSKGCSVQFAIYNSQSAIDVFTTRPDTIFGVSFMVLAPEHPLVNEITTDEFRSAIEAYKTAASLKSERDRQADVKNITGQFTGAYAVHPFTGENIPVWIGDYVLASYGTGAVMAVPCGDQRDWDFAKHFNIPIKNIFKDIDISEAAYAEKEGTIADSGFLTGLPVKKAMETAIRAIEEKGIGKGKTNYRLRDAIFSRQRYWGEPFPVFYKDDIPYLVDDKDLPILLPEVDKYLPTEDGEPPLARAERTAWNHFEGDRMETNTMPGWAGSSWYFLRYMDPYNEQAFVSKEKADYWNQVDLYIGGSEHATGHLLYARFWTKFLKDMGFISFDEPFKKMINQGMILGRSSLAIAKYPMGIFGSEGSEKVEIPKEFKKPIFISSNLWNSAKDLDSLERIRLIQLLDEYRNKINARIKELYPGTIAGVTGLDIEDGIVPTYVDTSFVDNDKLDTEAFKNWREEYKNAEFILEEDGSYICGSEVEKMSKSKYNVQTPDELVEKFGADTLRMYEMFLGPLEQFKPWDTKGINGVHNFLRKLWRLFYNEGKSIVTDAEPSKDSLKTLHKTIKKIEEDLERFSFNTGVSNFMICVNELTEQKCHSRAVLEQLVILLSPYAPHVAEELWEALGHEAGSISTAAFPKFNPDFLVEANFAYPVSFNGKMRFSAELPTSMSAQEVQAAVLAMPETEKWLEGKEPKKVIVVPGRIVNMVV, from the coding sequence ATGGAATACAATTTTCGTGATATCGAATCCAAATGGCGCCAGCAATGGGCCGAAAACAAACCGTTTAAAGCCGCTGATATCAGCGATAAACCCAAGTATTATGTCCTCGATATGTTCCCGTATCCATCAGGAGCCGGTTTGCACGTCGGGCACCCGCTGGGCTACATCGCTTCGGATATTTTTGCTCGTTACAAACGGTTGAAAGGATTCAACGTGCTGCACCCGATGGGTTATGATTCATTCGGTTTGCCGGCTGAACAATACGCTATTCAGACAGGACAACATCCTGCGATCACGACCGCCGAAAATGTGGCGCGCTACCGCGATCAGCTGGATAAAATCGGGTTCTCATTTGATTGGGACCGCGAGGTGCGAACTTCTTCACCGGAATATTATAAATGGACGCAATGGATCTTCAAACAGATCTTCAACGCTTGGTACAACAATGATACTGATAAAGCGGAGCACATCGATTCGCTGATCGAAACATTCCGCACGAAAGGAAATGCTTCGGTGAACGCTTGCTCGGACTACGAAACGATTTTTACTTCCGAAGAATGGAATACCAAACCGTCGAAAGAACAATCGGATATCCTTATGGAATACCGTTTGGCATATTTGGCTGATTCATGGGTGAACTGGTGCCCGGCTTTGGGAACCGTTCTTGCCAATGACGAAGTTATTAATGGTGTTTCGGAACGCGGCGGACATCCGGTAGAACAAAAACTCATGCGTCAGTGGTCGATGCGTATCAAGGCATTTGCCGAACGACTGCTCACCGGATTGGAAACCGTAGACTGGACCGAGTCCGTAAAAGACATTCAACGCAACTGGATCGGAAAATCTAAGGGTTGCTCCGTTCAATTTGCAATTTACAATTCGCAATCTGCAATTGACGTTTTCACAACCCGCCCCGACACCATTTTCGGCGTTTCATTCATGGTTTTAGCTCCCGAGCATCCACTGGTGAACGAGATCACAACCGACGAATTCCGCAGCGCGATTGAGGCTTACAAAACCGCTGCTTCATTAAAGTCGGAGCGCGACCGCCAGGCTGATGTGAAAAACATTACCGGACAATTTACCGGAGCTTACGCCGTGCATCCGTTTACGGGTGAAAACATTCCCGTCTGGATTGGCGATTACGTGTTGGCTTCCTACGGAACGGGAGCTGTAATGGCCGTTCCTTGCGGCGATCAGCGCGATTGGGATTTTGCGAAACACTTCAATATTCCAATCAAAAACATTTTCAAAGACATCGATATTTCCGAAGCGGCTTACGCTGAAAAAGAAGGAACGATTGCCGATTCGGGTTTCCTGACCGGCCTTCCGGTCAAAAAAGCGATGGAAACTGCTATCCGGGCTATTGAGGAAAAAGGTATCGGAAAAGGAAAAACCAACTACCGTTTGCGCGATGCGATTTTCTCACGTCAGCGTTATTGGGGCGAACCATTCCCGGTTTTTTACAAAGACGATATTCCGTATTTGGTCGACGATAAAGACTTGCCCATTCTATTACCGGAAGTTGACAAATATTTGCCTACCGAAGATGGTGAACCGCCTTTAGCACGTGCCGAGCGCACTGCCTGGAATCATTTCGAAGGCGACCGCATGGAAACCAATACGATGCCGGGTTGGGCAGGAAGTTCGTGGTATTTCCTGCGTTACATGGATCCGTACAACGAACAGGCGTTTGTTTCGAAAGAAAAAGCCGATTACTGGAACCAGGTCGATTTGTACATCGGTGGTTCGGAACACGCAACCGGACACTTGCTCTATGCCCGCTTCTGGACCAAATTCCTGAAAGACATGGGTTTCATTAGCTTCGATGAGCCGTTCAAGAAGATGATCAATCAGGGGATGATTTTGGGGCGAAGTAGTCTTGCAATCGCGAAATATCCTATGGGGATTTTTGGGAGCGAAGGAAGTGAAAAAGTTGAAATTCCAAAAGAATTCAAAAAACCAATTTTCATATCTTCTAATCTTTGGAATAGTGCAAAAGATTTAGATTCTCTTGAAAGAATAAGGCTGATTCAATTATTGGATGAATATAGAAATAAAATAAATGCACGAATAAAGGAACTTTATCCAGGAACGATTGCAGGAGTTACTGGGCTTGACATTGAAGATGGAATAGTTCCTACATATGTAGACACCTCTTTCGTTGACAACGACAAGCTCGACACCGAAGCCTTTAAAAACTGGCGCGAAGAATACAAAAACGCGGAATTTATCCTGGAAGAAGACGGTTCCTACATCTGCGGTTCCGAGGTCGAAAAAATGTCCAAATCCAAGTACAATGTGCAAACACCGGATGAGTTGGTCGAGAAATTCGGCGCCGACACACTGCGTATGTACGAAATGTTCTTAGGTCCGTTGGAGCAATTCAAACCGTGGGATACCAAAGGAATCAACGGCGTTCACAACTTCCTGCGCAAACTGTGGCGTTTGTTCTACAATGAAGGGAAAAGCATCGTAACCGATGCAGAACCAAGCAAAGATTCACTGAAAACATTACACAAAACCATCAAGAAAATCGAGGAAGATCTGGAGCGTTTTTCGTTCAATACGGGCGTTTCCAATTTCATGATTTGCGTAAACGAACTCACCGAGCAAAAATGTCATTCGAGAGCTGTTTTGGAGCAATTGGTGATTCTGCTTTCGCCATACGCGCCACATGTAGCCGAAGAATTGTGGGAAGCATTGGGCCACGAAGCCGGAAGTATTTCCACCGCTGCGTTCCCGAAGTTCAACCCTGACTTTTTGGTAGAAGCCAATTTCGCTTACCCGGTTTCGTTTAACGGAAAAATGCGTTTCTCGGCCGAGTTACCAACGAGTATGAGTGCTCAGGAAGTACAGGCCGCCGTATTGGCGATGCCTGAAACCGAAAAATGGCTCGAAGGAAAAGAACCGAAAAAAGTGATTGTGGTTCCCGGACGGATTGTGAATATGGTGGTTTAG